The following are encoded together in the Pedobacter steynii genome:
- a CDS encoding response regulator — MWTDKATLAIVDDHLIVLEGLQKLLTDLDGIEIAGCFTLGATFIAFLKENKVDVVLLDITLPDANGIELCKEIKKISPHTHVLALSNHSQRSMILQMLQNGATGYMLKNISSVELITCINDALQGRITFSNAVKEIMAQPTMNELDAPAQLTKREKEILCLISQGLTTPVIAERLHLSPLTVETHRKNLLQKFQVKNVASLIKAAMDQGLV; from the coding sequence ATGTGGACTGACAAAGCAACATTAGCTATAGTAGATGATCACCTCATTGTCCTTGAAGGACTACAAAAGCTACTCACGGATCTGGATGGGATAGAAATTGCCGGATGTTTTACCCTCGGCGCTACTTTTATCGCCTTTTTAAAGGAGAATAAAGTGGATGTGGTTCTACTGGACATTACCCTTCCGGATGCTAATGGCATCGAGTTGTGTAAGGAAATCAAGAAAATCTCCCCTCATACACATGTGCTTGCTTTAAGTAATCACAGTCAACGAAGTATGATTCTTCAAATGCTACAAAATGGGGCAACGGGTTATATGTTGAAAAACATATCTTCCGTGGAATTAATCACTTGTATTAACGATGCGCTTCAGGGAAGAATTACTTTCAGCAATGCCGTAAAAGAAATCATGGCACAACCAACCATGAATGAACTGGATGCCCCCGCGCAACTCACCAAAAGAGAAAAAGAAATCCTCTGCCTCATCTCTCAGGGACTCACCACCCCCGTCATTGCCGAGCGCCTGCATTTAAGTCCTTTAACAGTAGAAACCCATCGTAAAAACCTCCTGCAGAAATTTCAGGTCAAAAACGTAGCCTCACTAATAAAAGCAGCTATGGATCAGGGACTTGTATAA
- a CDS encoding tetratricopeptide repeat-containing sensor histidine kinase, producing MLKRIVLILVLLSTMSWCKGQVPLNEQFYLDSLGSTASQAKTDSIKARAKFELSRYWAYKDSLKTENYLQQGKLLAHQSAYLKILYQFYEAYFLARVYPDKSEKIFRKTELQLRSYSTRDAYLFRAKAWYEYGILQFKKDKYDVLTDIVFNKSLPLAEKAGDKPFIGSCYLILSNIFKNAAEYDKAETYGLKAIELFKKDKASSAELVSAYHVIAENYTLSGKNPKARAVLDHTWRMLLPYPESEHLLDYYAAEGLYFTVGDQFKKALSSIEKGITLSKKLKIAYKEQRLLLQKFYASYYDKDFEKARTVLVYLMEKPPMMKLSINRLQLYHGMAITYKGLGKMSLAYDWMDRYSKLSDSIFHGKLKSEVNALEIKYKNTEKQKEINELKANNVQAALAAKNNRLISWLLGSISFFLLIVAAFSLLYYRNNRKLLAQKELSHQQHLNEIAQQQQLQYSQAMLEGEEQERRRLARDLHDGLGGMLAGAKINLSGQLENPPSDGQRANLRKVIGQLDNSVTELRRIAHNMMPENLLNFGLKTALKDLCETLMTNSTKIDFQAFEIDGPIPEQTQITIYRIVQEMLANAIRHAQATKILLQCSKNGHMFFITQEDNGKGFELNSAHAENGTGLNNIRNRVGFLKGKMEIESTINEGTIINIELHVD from the coding sequence ATGCTTAAACGTATAGTGCTCATTTTAGTCCTGCTCAGCACCATGTCATGGTGTAAAGGTCAGGTACCTTTAAATGAGCAGTTTTATCTGGACAGTCTGGGTTCTACAGCCAGTCAGGCGAAAACAGATAGCATTAAAGCAAGAGCAAAGTTTGAATTATCCAGATACTGGGCCTACAAAGACAGCCTCAAAACTGAAAACTATTTACAACAAGGAAAGCTGCTTGCGCATCAATCCGCCTACTTAAAAATACTCTATCAATTTTATGAAGCCTATTTTCTCGCCCGCGTCTATCCGGATAAAAGCGAAAAAATCTTTAGGAAAACAGAACTGCAACTCCGCAGTTATTCTACAAGAGATGCTTACCTCTTTAGAGCAAAGGCATGGTATGAATATGGAATCCTGCAATTTAAAAAAGACAAGTATGATGTACTCACCGACATTGTATTCAATAAAAGCCTTCCCCTCGCCGAAAAAGCTGGTGACAAACCTTTTATAGGCAGCTGTTATTTGATTCTCTCCAACATCTTTAAGAATGCCGCCGAGTATGATAAAGCTGAAACTTACGGCCTGAAAGCAATCGAACTTTTCAAAAAGGATAAGGCGAGTTCTGCTGAACTGGTCAGCGCTTATCATGTCATTGCTGAAAACTATACTTTATCAGGAAAAAATCCTAAAGCAAGAGCGGTATTGGACCATACCTGGCGCATGCTACTACCCTATCCGGAATCAGAGCACCTGCTTGATTATTACGCTGCTGAAGGATTGTATTTCACCGTGGGCGATCAGTTTAAAAAGGCATTATCCAGTATTGAAAAAGGAATCACCCTTTCCAAAAAGCTTAAAATAGCTTATAAAGAACAACGACTACTCCTGCAAAAATTTTATGCCAGTTATTACGATAAGGATTTTGAAAAAGCCAGGACGGTATTGGTCTATTTGATGGAAAAACCTCCAATGATGAAGCTCTCCATCAATAGGTTACAGCTTTATCACGGAATGGCGATTACCTATAAGGGCCTTGGCAAAATGAGTCTTGCATACGATTGGATGGATCGCTACAGCAAACTTAGCGACAGCATCTTTCATGGTAAATTAAAAAGCGAAGTCAACGCGTTGGAAATAAAGTATAAAAACACTGAAAAACAAAAAGAAATCAACGAATTAAAAGCCAACAATGTACAGGCGGCACTGGCAGCAAAAAACAATCGCCTCATCAGCTGGTTATTGGGATCTATAAGTTTCTTTCTATTGATTGTAGCCGCTTTTTCACTGCTGTATTATCGGAACAATAGAAAACTGCTGGCACAGAAAGAACTGAGCCATCAACAACATTTAAATGAAATTGCACAGCAACAACAACTTCAATATAGTCAGGCGATGCTGGAAGGCGAAGAACAGGAACGACGCAGGTTGGCAAGAGACCTTCATGATGGATTGGGAGGAATGCTTGCCGGAGCCAAAATCAACCTTTCCGGACAACTGGAGAACCCACCCTCTGACGGCCAGAGAGCAAACCTGCGTAAGGTTATTGGCCAGCTGGACAATTCAGTAACAGAGCTACGTCGGATTGCACACAATATGATGCCCGAAAATCTACTCAATTTCGGCCTGAAAACTGCATTAAAAGACCTCTGCGAAACGCTGATGACCAATAGTACTAAAATAGATTTTCAGGCATTTGAAATTGATGGCCCCATTCCGGAACAAACGCAAATCACCATTTACCGGATTGTGCAGGAGATGCTGGCAAACGCGATCCGTCATGCCCAGGCGACAAAAATTCTATTGCAATGCAGTAAAAATGGTCATATGTTCTTCATCACTCAGGAAGATAATGGCAAGGGATTTGAACTGAACTCAGCCCATGCAGAAAACGGAACAGGTTTAAACAATATCAGAAACAGAGTGGGCTTCCTGAAGGGCAAAATGGAAATAGAATCAACAATTAACGAAGGCACTATTATTAATATAGAATTACATGTGGACTGA
- a CDS encoding glycosyl hydrolase family 18 protein, whose translation MKTKNQLRSFFLSALMLLCMASCKTKQADFASPDSEVNSKRADVHALAAADFKVIGYVPSWAGEVSQIQFSKLTHINYAFILPTSSGGFQALENPSKLQALVSAAHSNNVKVLVSVGGWNNGNDSAFESFAASSSGRSNFTNNVINLVNQYGLDGIDIDWEYPDNGSSASNYSLLMQQLSTAMHNMGKLLTAAVVSYNGSSIQSNVFGYVDFLNIMAYDESGPNHSTYDLAVQSLNYWKGRGLPASKANLGVPFYGRSASEYVDYKTILSRGGSANSDSFAGIGYNGIPTIKNKTNLAFDQGGGIMIWELSQDATGGNSLLTAINQVVVSRTGNPGGSIPIGTTITLKGFNARYVSGENGLQAMTCNRTSASATETFTVIDAGGGKVALRSKGKFMSSENGAAPITCNRTVMGDWEKFDWIANADGSISFRGNNGKYISCENGTQAMTCNRTTISGWEAFALNN comes from the coding sequence ATGAAAACAAAAAATCAATTAAGGTCCTTTTTCCTGTCAGCACTAATGCTCTTGTGCATGGCCTCCTGTAAGACCAAACAAGCTGACTTTGCTTCACCGGATTCAGAAGTGAATTCAAAACGGGCAGATGTACATGCTCTCGCTGCTGCCGATTTCAAGGTAATCGGCTATGTTCCCTCCTGGGCCGGCGAAGTGAGCCAGATTCAGTTCAGTAAATTAACGCATATCAATTATGCTTTTATTCTTCCCACCTCGTCAGGTGGCTTTCAGGCATTGGAGAACCCTTCTAAACTTCAGGCACTCGTTTCCGCTGCTCATTCCAATAATGTAAAGGTTCTGGTATCCGTTGGAGGCTGGAACAATGGAAATGACAGTGCGTTTGAGTCCTTTGCCGCAAGTTCGTCCGGACGCAGCAACTTTACCAACAATGTGATTAACCTGGTTAATCAGTATGGATTAGATGGAATTGACATTGATTGGGAATACCCGGACAATGGAAGTTCTGCATCTAATTATTCTTTATTGATGCAACAGTTAAGCACTGCCATGCATAATATGGGGAAACTACTTACAGCAGCAGTAGTTTCCTATAATGGTTCCAGTATCCAAAGCAATGTATTCGGTTATGTAGATTTTCTGAATATCATGGCCTACGATGAAAGCGGGCCTAACCATTCCACCTATGACCTTGCCGTCCAGTCCCTAAATTATTGGAAAGGCAGAGGGCTACCTGCAAGTAAAGCCAACTTAGGGGTTCCATTTTATGGCAGATCGGCAAGTGAATATGTAGATTACAAAACCATCCTCTCCAGAGGTGGAAGTGCAAATTCTGATTCCTTTGCCGGAATAGGTTATAACGGTATACCGACCATAAAAAACAAGACCAATCTCGCCTTTGATCAGGGAGGTGGTATTATGATCTGGGAATTATCACAGGATGCAACCGGAGGAAACTCGCTGCTAACAGCAATTAATCAGGTTGTAGTTTCCAGAACCGGCAACCCGGGAGGATCAATCCCAATCGGAACAACCATCACACTGAAAGGCTTTAATGCAAGGTATGTAAGCGGCGAAAATGGGCTGCAGGCAATGACCTGCAACCGGACTTCTGCCAGCGCTACCGAAACCTTTACAGTAATAGATGCAGGAGGAGGCAAAGTTGCGCTGAGAAGTAAAGGTAAATTCATGTCCTCTGAAAACGGAGCTGCTCCGATTACCTGTAACCGTACCGTTATGGGTGACTGGGAGAAATTCGATTGGATTGCTAATGCGGATGGATCTATTTCATTCAGAGGGAATAATGGAAAATATATATCCTGTGAAAATGGAACGCAAGCGATGACCTGCAACCGTACCACAATTTCGGGATGGGAAGCTTTTGCCTTAAATAATTAA
- a CDS encoding glycine-rich domain-containing protein-like, translating into MNDKTLWETIELYDFDNPISEYGFFTRLQNENLWTTHFTEAAILEYKKFMYLAASTDLMVSPSEIIDLVWHQHLIFSTSYHHFCVILGKRIEHIPSTHNHNDFEKFLQAKERTSRAYVKIFGPQPEAIWAYPNMYAPLHLPKYQYHTFKLIYGSLLAIILFLIITYALIQVYPKINNPAFIIGYIILILTTGITLEIYNRKRFSTLLKSWPDNAFIFNLSPFELIYSSYENLSHVVHGVISHLIEEHVILISPDQKLSLNKEWNAKNVKEFIVIATLEAEGPVGYEKLLYILVLKPGFNATARVITSFNKYFRKSAYFVRQYMFNALILSSVLFLGLMRFATGIAKDKPIMLLIIIMIAYLIFMVYYLIRVKKMFPLKTLPEFYKNNTSSLQIDAGRWDWDYFLMGTAALAPVLIPLVQKQRENSADSGGCSTPGDGGSCGSSGCGGCGGD; encoded by the coding sequence ATGAATGACAAAACGCTCTGGGAAACTATTGAATTATATGATTTTGACAATCCGATAAGTGAATACGGCTTTTTTACACGTCTTCAAAATGAAAACTTATGGACCACTCACTTTACTGAGGCCGCCATTCTGGAGTATAAAAAATTTATGTATCTCGCTGCATCGACAGACCTCATGGTGTCACCATCTGAAATCATAGATCTGGTATGGCATCAGCACTTAATATTTAGTACATCTTATCATCATTTTTGTGTTATTCTGGGAAAGAGAATTGAACATATTCCTTCAACCCACAACCACAATGACTTTGAAAAGTTTCTGCAGGCAAAGGAAAGAACAAGCAGGGCCTATGTAAAAATATTTGGCCCGCAACCTGAAGCAATATGGGCTTATCCTAATATGTATGCACCGCTACATCTTCCAAAATACCAATATCATACTTTCAAGCTGATTTATGGATCGTTATTGGCGATTATTCTGTTTCTTATCATTACCTATGCCTTGATTCAGGTTTATCCCAAGATCAATAATCCAGCTTTCATTATCGGGTATATTATTCTGATTTTAACAACTGGCATAACGCTCGAAATCTATAATAGAAAGCGCTTTTCAACTTTATTAAAAAGTTGGCCAGACAATGCTTTTATCTTCAATTTATCCCCCTTCGAATTGATATACTCAAGCTATGAAAATCTTTCTCATGTGGTTCATGGGGTAATTAGTCATTTGATTGAGGAGCATGTCATTTTGATATCTCCTGATCAAAAATTGAGTCTGAACAAAGAATGGAATGCAAAAAATGTAAAAGAGTTTATCGTGATCGCAACATTAGAAGCTGAAGGACCAGTTGGTTACGAGAAGCTATTGTACATATTGGTTCTGAAACCTGGCTTTAATGCAACCGCAAGGGTGATCACTTCATTTAACAAATATTTCAGGAAATCTGCATATTTCGTCCGTCAATATATGTTTAATGCACTGATTCTATCGTCTGTTTTATTTCTGGGCCTGATGAGGTTCGCTACTGGAATTGCCAAGGATAAACCCATCATGCTACTGATCATTATAATGATCGCTTATTTAATTTTTATGGTCTATTACCTCATCCGGGTAAAGAAGATGTTTCCCCTAAAAACTCTTCCTGAATTCTATAAAAACAATACATCCTCTCTACAAATTGATGCGGGTCGATGGGACTGGGATTATTTCTTAATGGGAACAGCGGCCTTAGCCCCTGTTTTAATTCCACTTGTTCAAAAGCAAAGGGAAAATAGCGCAGACTCTGGAGGCTGCTCTACACCGGGCGATGGAGGTTCATGTGGAAGCTCCGGTTGTGGTGGATGTGGTGGAGACTAA
- a CDS encoding serine/threonine protein kinase: MSKIFTIAEGLENMGALRTGGQGSVYKGKRMGTIITAVKIIPTPIHSEDTEDKNYRNFKNEVEKLEKVNQVPNPNVVKILNSGLTESGSFPFIEMEYIEGPDLEDLLKPPHSPVFTIRETIKLAEQLSNALAHCHKVGVKHGDIKSNNVKFNVYTGNYILLDFGLAIMSDEQRRSSVRHAGAVEFMAPEQHDGEMFFQTDIYSFGVILYELLAGTVPFPLINKAENSRNSVMLSHMERPVPDLLSLRRNQLPESWSPSIQESEMKVPVWLLDLIRRCLEKAPEKRFANGEALHEAIARNNIENMVIAPPPVPVRNEVVREEIPANGVKVSKPLFTLMILAIVGLSILSVYALVFKDQNQKNKRDNALLTDSSQVAKPSHTMIDTIVHQDTATEIKPIILDTTEQQTNVDSLQKEYERQMGISAKTAAQKKESNAEPIIVSEGKKYRLPKTAIYFYDSPSPEAPRHGVLGLWVSTKFTVIDEQNGFIYVTHKDNDGQVTKGWLNKSDLKEQ; this comes from the coding sequence ATGAGCAAAATATTTACTATAGCAGAAGGATTAGAAAACATGGGTGCTTTACGCACAGGTGGACAGGGTTCTGTGTACAAAGGTAAAAGAATGGGTACCATCATCACCGCGGTGAAAATCATCCCCACTCCGATTCACTCTGAAGATACAGAAGATAAAAACTATAGGAATTTCAAGAATGAAGTTGAAAAATTAGAGAAGGTAAATCAGGTTCCCAATCCAAACGTGGTTAAGATCCTGAATTCGGGATTAACCGAAAGTGGCTCATTTCCTTTTATAGAAATGGAATATATTGAGGGGCCGGATCTGGAAGATTTACTAAAACCACCCCATAGTCCGGTATTTACCATCCGGGAAACCATTAAACTCGCAGAACAACTGTCGAATGCATTGGCGCATTGTCATAAAGTAGGTGTTAAACACGGAGACATCAAAAGCAATAATGTAAAATTCAATGTATATACAGGTAATTATATCTTGCTTGATTTTGGTTTAGCAATCATGTCGGATGAGCAGCGAAGAAGTAGTGTCAGACATGCAGGAGCAGTGGAATTTATGGCTCCTGAACAACATGATGGAGAAATGTTTTTTCAGACAGATATTTACAGCTTTGGTGTGATTCTATATGAGCTTTTGGCTGGTACCGTTCCTTTCCCATTAATCAATAAAGCTGAGAATTCCCGCAATTCGGTGATGCTCTCCCATATGGAAAGACCGGTCCCTGATTTATTGAGTCTGCGGAGAAATCAGTTGCCGGAAAGTTGGTCTCCTTCCATCCAGGAAAGCGAGATGAAAGTCCCGGTATGGCTGTTAGACCTGATCAGACGGTGTCTGGAAAAAGCGCCTGAAAAAAGATTTGCCAATGGCGAGGCTTTACATGAAGCCATTGCCCGCAACAACATTGAAAACATGGTCATAGCTCCGCCACCTGTACCTGTTCGGAATGAAGTCGTAAGGGAAGAAATTCCCGCCAATGGGGTAAAAGTATCTAAACCTCTGTTTACGTTAATGATACTGGCGATTGTTGGTTTGAGCATCCTATCTGTTTATGCCCTGGTTTTTAAAGATCAGAACCAGAAAAACAAAAGAGATAATGCTCTGTTAACCGATAGCAGTCAGGTAGCAAAACCAAGCCATACCATGATAGATACCATCGTACACCAGGATACTGCGACTGAGATTAAGCCAATCATACTGGATACTACTGAACAGCAAACCAATGTGGACTCACTGCAAAAAGAATATGAAAGACAAATGGGAATAAGCGCTAAAACTGCAGCACAAAAAAAAGAAAGTAACGCGGAACCTATTATTGTAAGTGAAGGAAAAAAATACCGTCTTCCAAAAACTGCAATTTATTTTTATGATTCTCCAAGCCCGGAGGCGCCAAGACATGGAGTCTTGGGCTTATGGGTAAGCACCAAATTTACGGTTATAGATGAGCAGAATGGATTTATCTATGTTACCCATAAAGATAATGATGGACAGGTTACTAAAGGCTGGCTCAATAAAAGTGACCTGAAAGAACAATAG
- a CDS encoding FHA domain-containing protein, producing the protein MFNIFSKDSSEKPQDVKAVREALLVFIKQELQKLEGGEGKHIKGFELFVACLPVEKYLYESAVFMEEEGRFKAEVQRLADDFAIDLPENWTMESFFVEELPPDVIKMANLEVALYIKTPEHAITQKSEKAYVRVLNGEAEQSEYLITSADGKINIGRERKVQDTDGFIRENKIAFPDSSSNEGNKYISRQHAHIEWSKDTGSFVLFADEGGVPPRNKVKIRSKADHNPVKLTFTELGHPLQEGDQIILGESAVLEFSYVSNPS; encoded by the coding sequence ATGTTTAACATATTTAGTAAGGATTCGTCCGAAAAACCTCAGGATGTAAAGGCTGTAAGAGAGGCCCTTCTTGTGTTTATTAAGCAGGAGCTCCAAAAACTGGAAGGTGGAGAAGGGAAACACATCAAAGGATTTGAGTTATTTGTCGCCTGCCTACCCGTAGAGAAATACTTGTATGAATCCGCTGTTTTCATGGAAGAAGAAGGCCGTTTCAAGGCTGAAGTGCAAAGGCTGGCTGATGATTTTGCTATTGATCTTCCTGAAAACTGGACGATGGAAAGTTTCTTTGTGGAGGAATTACCACCGGATGTGATCAAAATGGCCAACCTGGAAGTAGCACTTTATATCAAGACGCCGGAACATGCCATCACACAAAAATCGGAAAAAGCTTATGTAAGGGTCTTAAATGGTGAGGCTGAGCAAAGTGAATACCTGATTACCTCTGCAGATGGTAAAATCAATATCGGAAGAGAAAGAAAAGTGCAGGACACAGATGGCTTTATTAGAGAAAACAAGATTGCCTTTCCAGATTCCAGCAGTAATGAAGGCAATAAATACATCAGCCGTCAACATGCCCATATTGAATGGAGTAAAGATACTGGATCCTTTGTTTTATTTGCCGACGAAGGTGGTGTCCCGCCAAGAAATAAAGTAAAAATCAGATCTAAAGCAGATCATAATCCTGTTAAACTTACCTTTACAGAACTAGGTCATCCTTTACAGGAAGGAGACCAGATTATTTTGGGCGAATCAGCTGTTTTAGAATTTAGTTATGTTTCAAACCCCTCTTAA